GGCGACGGCCTGCGCGCCGCCGACGGTGTAGGCGCGGGTTACGCCGGCGACGTGGGCGGCGGCCAGTACGATGTCGTTGCGCTCGCCTTTGGGGGTGGGGACGACCATGATGATTTCGCCGACGCCGACAACGTGGGCGGGCATGGCGTTCATGATGACGGAGCTGGGGTAGGCGGCTTTGCCGCCGGGGACGTAGATGCCGACGGAATCGAGCGGGGTGATTTGCTGGCCGAGCAGGGTGCCGTCTTCGTCGGTGTAGCTCCACGATTCCATTTTCTGGCGGCGGTGGTAGCTTTCTACGCGGTGGGCGGCGGTTTGCAGGGCGGTTTGGATGTCGCGCGGCAGGCGGTCGAAGGCGGCCTGCAATTCGTGCTGCGTCAATGTGAGGTCGGCCATGCTTTGCGCGTCGGTGCCGTCGAAGCGGTTGGTGTATTCGATGAGGGCATCGTCGCCGCGCCGCTGTACGTCGGCGCAGATGTCGGCGACGATGCGTTCGGTTTCGGGGTTTTGCGCGGTTTCAAAGGCGAGCAGGGCTTGGAGTTCGGCTTGGAAGGCGGGGGAGCGGGTGTCGAGTTTTTTCATGGTGTTGTTCCGTGGGCGGATTTGGTTTGGGTGTGGCGCACATGTTTTCAGACGGCCTTTGCGGTGTTTGAGGCCGTCTGAAAATGTTTGCGCGGCGGGCGGGAGGCGGGCTGCTTTATACCATTTGCCGCAGGGGACGGACAACGGGGCGGGGGGCAAAAGGTTGAGGCTGTCTGCAAAACGGTTTCGGTTGGGCAAACCTGCTTTCAGACGGCCTCTGCCGCTGAGGCCGGTGCGTTGCGGGCGGTGTGGCGAACCGGTTTGAAACCCGTATCGTGCGGACGGGAAACAGGCCGTCTGAAAAGGCGGAAACTGCGTTTTCAGACGGCCTGTGCAACACTATCGTGCCGGAATATTTTTTAGCTCGAAGTTGAAGCCTATTTTGTCGATTTTTGCTTCTTTGGCAATTTCTACCGCAGAGATTACTGTTTCATAATCGGCATCTTTTGAGGCATCAACCGCCAAAACAGCATTATTTTTTGGGTTTTTTGCTTTTATTTCAGCAACTACCTGCTCAAATGCCGATTTTAAATTTTCTTTGGCGATAGGTGTGGTCTCTCGGTTTAGATAGTATTTTCCTGCATCATCAACGGTAAGCCACACGGGATCAGTTGGTTGCTTCCCATCTACATCTTGCGCATTTTCTGATGCAGTGGGCAAATCAATTTGGATGGAGTGGGTCAGCACGGGCATGGTGATCATGAAGACGATGAGCAGCACGAGCATCACGTCTACCAGCGGGGTTACGTTGATGTCGCTTACCGGTGCGTCATCGCCGCCTTCGTTCATGGAAAAGGACATGGCTTATTCTCCGTTTTTGTTGAGGATTTGCGCGTGCAGGTCGTGGCCGAAGGCGTTTAAGTCCTGCAACAG
The window above is part of the Neisseria bacilliformis genome. Proteins encoded here:
- a CDS encoding ExbD/TolR family protein, yielding MSFSMNEGGDDAPVSDINVTPLVDVMLVLLIVFMITMPVLTHSIQIDLPTASENAQDVDGKQPTDPVWLTVDDAGKYYLNRETTPIAKENLKSAFEQVVAEIKAKNPKNNAVLAVDASKDADYETVISAVEIAKEAKIDKIGFNFELKNIPAR